TGGTGCTGGCGCTGGCGGTCATTGCGCTGCCCCTGGTCGGGTCGTTTTCCACCTGGGTCACGCTCACGTTCGCCGGCTTGGCGATGGGCATGATCATCTTCATCGTCGCCTCAGGCATGACGCTCGTCTTCGGCCTGATGGACGTCCTGAACTTCGGCCACGGCCTGTTCATTGCCATCGGCGCTTACATGGCTGCCACCGTGCTGGGTTCCATGGCGGACTGGACGCAGTCTGGCAGCCTGTGGACCAATCTGGTCGCGGTGCTGCCAGCCATGATCGTGGGCATGCTGGTGGCGGGCGCCGTGGGTCTGGCGTTCGAGCGCGTGATCGTGCGGCCGGTCTATGGCCAGCATCTGAAGCAGATCCTCATCACCATGGGCGGCATGATCATCGGCGAAGAGATCATCAAGATGATGTGGGGGCCGCAAGCGATCACGCTGCCATTGCCCGAATCCCTGCGCGGCGCGTTCCTGCTGGGCGATGCCGCCATCGAGAAGTATCGCGTCGTGGCGCTCGTGGTCGGATTGATCGTGTTGGGCGGCATGCTGTGGGTGCTGAACCGCACCAAGCTTGGTCTCTTGATCCGCGCCGGCGTCGAGGACCGCGAAATGGTCGAAAGCCTGGGCTACCGGATCCGGCATCTCTTTGTCGGGGTGTTCGTGGCCGGGTCCATGCTGGCCGGCCTGGGCGGTGTGCTGTGGGGGATGTACCAGCAATCGATCGTGCCGCAGCTTGGCGCGCAGGTGAACGTGCTGATCTTCATCGTCATCATGATCGGCGGCCTGGGCTCCACGGTGGGCTGCCTGATCGGCGCGCTGCTGGTCGGGCTGATGGCCAACTACACCGGCTTTCTGATGCCCAAGGCCGCCCTCTTCTCGAACATCGCGCTGATGGTTGCCATTCTGTTGTGGCGCCCGCAAGGCGTGTATCCCGTCACGAACCGCTAGGAGCCGCCGACATGCCGTTTCGCCTGCTTTCCGGCGACCCTCCGCGCAGCGCGATCCTGGCGCTGCTGCTCATGGCGATCGTGGCCGCGCTGGCCGCGGCGCCGTTCCTGTTTCCCGGCCCCAAGGCTTTGGCCGTCGCGGCAAAGATCCTCGTCTTCATCGTGCTGGTTGCCAGCTACGACCTGCTG
The DNA window shown above is from Achromobacter spanius and carries:
- a CDS encoding branched-chain amino acid ABC transporter permease, with protein sequence MSTLDIEAPLPRARADLLPVLLVLALAVIALPLVGSFSTWVTLTFAGLAMGMIIFIVASGMTLVFGLMDVLNFGHGLFIAIGAYMAATVLGSMADWTQSGSLWTNLVAVLPAMIVGMLVAGAVGLAFERVIVRPVYGQHLKQILITMGGMIIGEEIIKMMWGPQAITLPLPESLRGAFLLGDAAIEKYRVVALVVGLIVLGGMLWVLNRTKLGLLIRAGVEDREMVESLGYRIRHLFVGVFVAGSMLAGLGGVLWGMYQQSIVPQLGAQVNVLIFIVIMIGGLGSTVGCLIGALLVGLMANYTGFLMPKAALFSNIALMVAILLWRPQGVYPVTNR